The Candidatus Binatia bacterium sequence TCGCCGGAATGGCAATGCTTGAGCAGCCGCGCCTGCTTGGCGCCGAGCGCGTTGGCGGCAAAAAGAAACACCGCCGTGGGAATCACGCCGCACATGCTGATGTCGTTGTCTTCCACCGTTTCGAGCAAGCCCGCGGGGTCCAGGGCCAGCACTTTCTCCAGTGCCATGCGGTCGAGCCGCTCGGTTTCTTTCGGCGACTTGTAATGATTGAGGTCGCTGCTGGCGAGCAGGAGAAGTTTTTCACCGGAAACTCTGTGCGCTTCGTACAAGCGCGCGATGGCCTCGCCCAGCCGGCGGCATTCTTCCAGCGTGAGATAAGAGAGCGAGACGGGCAGGAAGGCGAATTCTCCCAGGACGCTCTGGAGAAAAGGGAGCTGGACTTCGATGCTGTGTTCTTCACGATGGGCCTCTCCGTCCTCGGCGAGGAAATCGACGTGAGTTTTTAGCTGCGCGCTGAGATCGCGGTCAACGTCCGCTCGACCCAGCGGCGTTTCCCAGGATTCGGCCGGACTGAGAGCGGCGCTCGCGCCGCGTCCGCGATGGTTCACGCCGAGAAGGATCAGGAGACGGATATCTTTTTCCAGTCTGGAATATAAATGCGCGGCGCACGGGCCGGAGTAAACGTAGCCGGCGTGGGGAACCATGCCTCCGAGGAGGGAAGGGACCGGAGAACGATCGCCCTTGGGCCCGAGAGGACTCGCGACGAAACATTCTTCGAGCACTCGCCTCAGCTCTCCGGCTTCGGCGGGATAAAAGGAGCCGGCGACGGCCGCGGACCGTACTCGCTCCATGTTTTAAACACCCTGCGCTATGCGCAAAGGGCCACCGCGTCCTATGAGTCTTTAGGGGTGGCGATCTCCACTTGCAGCACGCCGATGCTCTCGATCTCCGCTTCGACCTTGTCGCCGGGCTTCAAGAAAAACGGCGGCACGCGGGCGAAGCCGACGCCCGACGGCGTTCCGGTGCTGATGACCTCTCCGGGCTCCAGCGTCATGCCTTGCGAGAGCGACTCGATCGTGGTCGCGATGTCGAAGATCATGTTGTCGGTATTGTCGTTCTGCATGACCTCGCCGTTCACGCGGCAGACAAGGCGCAGTTTCTGCGGATCGGGAATCGCGCTCTTGTGCACGAGCCACGGCCCCAGCGGGCAATAGGTGTCGAGCGATTTTCCCTTGAACCATTGGCCGTGCTTGCGCTGCAGGTCGCGCGCGGTCATGTCGAGACAGATGGTGTAGCCGAAGATGTAATCGTAAACCTTGTCTTTGGGGATGTCCCGGCCTTTCTTTCCCATCACTACGGCGAGCTCGACTTCGTAATCGAGCTTCTCCGTCGCCTTGTGATGGACGACTTTTCCCATGTGGCCGATGACGGCGGTCGCCGGCTTGGTGAAGAAGACCGGCGCTTCGGGATATTTGAGCTCGATCGAGCGCGCCCGCGCGCCTTCTTCGATGTGCTCTTTATAGTTCACGCCCAGGAGGATGACGTTCTTTCGCGGCGAAGGAATCGGCGAGAGGATCTTCACCTGAGTCAGCTTCCATAGCGCGCCGGACTGCCGGAGTTTTTTTAGACCCTCTTCGTCTTTTCCCGCTACATACTTGTTCGCCTTCTTTGCCAGGCCGAGGGCTTTGCCGCCGGCCTCGATGAAAGCCTGCATGCTGTTCAGATACAGCGCCGCGCCCGCTTTCAGGTAGCGGCGGTTGACCTCGGCCAGATCGATCACTTGATCCGCGGGGCCCATCAGGCCCAGGCGGTTCTGGTTGTTTTTGACGAAAGTTACCAAGCGCATCATCAACCTCCGAAATCTTTTTCGTGACTCAAAAGACTTCTCAGCTATAGGAGAGGGGCATGTTATTGTCAAGCCGCATTCATGGAGAAAAAGATTGGCCGATAAGGCGCTTCGTGATAGCTTGGCCGACAAACAGAGACCTAGAGGAGATCAGTGTTCAAAAGTAAAAAGATCTTGCTTGCCGCGATGATCCTCGGCTGCGCAATCGCGAGCGCGCCGGTCGATGCCGCCGAAAAAGTCACGATATCCTATTCCAGCCGCACCTACGCCTTTTTGCCGGCCCAAGTGGCGGCGGCGAAAGGCTTCTTCAAGGACGAAGGACTGGAGCCGGTCTTGATTCAGATGCGAAGCCAGGTCGCCGTACCCGCGCTCATGAACGGCGACATTCAATACACCCTCACCTTCGGCAATATTCTCACCGCGGCGATTCAGGGCATGCCTTTCAAGCAGCTCGCCGTTCTCACGGAAAAGCCGCTGCACCACGTCGTTGCCCGTCCGGAGATAAAAACCGTTCAAGACCTCAAGGGCAAGCGCATCGGCACTCAGAGGATCGGCGGATCGGATTATCTGGCGGCCGAAGCGATCCTGC is a genomic window containing:
- the amrB gene encoding AmmeMemoRadiSam system protein B produces the protein MERVRSAAVAGSFYPAEAGELRRVLEECFVASPLGPKGDRSPVPSLLGGMVPHAGYVYSGPCAAHLYSRLEKDIRLLILLGVNHRGRGASAALSPAESWETPLGRADVDRDLSAQLKTHVDFLAEDGEAHREEHSIEVQLPFLQSVLGEFAFLPVSLSYLTLEECRRLGEAIARLYEAHRVSGEKLLLLASSDLNHYKSPKETERLDRMALEKVLALDPAGLLETVEDNDISMCGVIPTAVFLFAANALGAKQARLLKHCHSG
- a CDS encoding fumarylacetoacetate hydrolase family protein, whose protein sequence is MMRLVTFVKNNQNRLGLMGPADQVIDLAEVNRRYLKAGAALYLNSMQAFIEAGGKALGLAKKANKYVAGKDEEGLKKLRQSGALWKLTQVKILSPIPSPRKNVILLGVNYKEHIEEGARARSIELKYPEAPVFFTKPATAVIGHMGKVVHHKATEKLDYEVELAVVMGKKGRDIPKDKVYDYIFGYTICLDMTARDLQRKHGQWFKGKSLDTYCPLGPWLVHKSAIPDPQKLRLVCRVNGEVMQNDNTDNMIFDIATTIESLSQGMTLEPGEVISTGTPSGVGFARVPPFFLKPGDKVEAEIESIGVLQVEIATPKDS